In the genome of Diachasmimorpha longicaudata isolate KC_UGA_2023 chromosome 19, iyDiaLong2, whole genome shotgun sequence, one region contains:
- the LOC135171270 gene encoding zinc finger protein 341-like isoform X2, translating to MAQSLFDALTGVSLDSSAVQSLLESQTLITEVEHSAIDQDDDDIFQCGKCKCQFTSLHLFLLHKREHLKPPEQTVDLSQYLVPNDVETAPHPEDPCQQSQYNPEETFIQTDQLTEPIILEETDMLFSMDQEGAYLTSDTGFGVPIILSADNLETFHQNTSDNLLKDEQMLTEATALNNLNQMEPEAVPTEAPVDPQLEQNEVLEDSENPSTSPQNFKYKCNYCNKQFAKKFYWQQHERSHTGEKPYQCVVCGRAFAQKSNVKKHMSSHKVWPGTAIHSLPPEAPPDGNIDRTYHCQFCKEIFDSYKALKAHLIVSHMTLKVYKCVQSSCSMMFAELDDFLEHTRNHKRSEYRCHVCGEVFLTLSDLGLHQYVHSVQKQKTTEKYYCCTICKSSFSNLEALQHHTETTTHDYACPHCGKSFLIERFLRRHLKTHVSSARFACEDCGKAFKTEQYLANHKLIHSEETPYSCSQCPARFKRKDRLGRHMLIHDLTKRLKCPFRGYLGCMSEFSRPDKLKRHLLTHSNIKRFSCGHCNRNFPRAQALKHHEISKHSLKCDSCSHTFKCKDQLITHNCDQNGETKKHSTSQLPKKASGTFKPRKPTPKRQLPQKSNAPIGDKDKVKADELDRRIANNKL from the exons ATGGCACAGTCTCTGTTCGATGCACTGACAG GGGTCTCGCTGGACAGCTCGGCTGTGCAGTCTCTTCTGGAGTCTCAGACGCTCATAACAGAGGTCGAACACTCAG CAATCGATCAGGACGACGACGACATCTTCCAATGTGGCAAATGCAAGTGTCAATTCACCTCCCTCCACTTGTTTCTCCTCCACAAACGAGAGCACCTGAAGCCACCAGAGCAAACAGTGGACCTCTCTCAGTACCTGGTCCCAAACGATGTCGAGACGGCCCCACACCCAGAGGATCCCTGCCAACAGTCCCAGTACAACCCCGAGGAGACCTTCATCCAAACAGATCAGCTGACAGAGCCAATAATCCTCGAAGAAACAGACATGCTCTTCAGCATGGATCAGGAGGGCGCCTACCTCACCTCGGACACTGGCTTCGGTGTTCCGATAATCCTCTCAGCCGATAACCTGGAGACTTTCCACCAAAATACATCTGACAATCTTCTGAAGGACGAGCAAATGCTGACCGAAGCAACAGCGCTCAACAATCTCAATCAAATGGAACCGGAGGCTGTGCCAACGGAGGCTCCAGTGGATCCTCAACTGGAACAAAATGAAGTACTGGAGGACTCTGAGAATCCTTCGACTTCACCCCAAAACTTCAAGTACAAATGCAATTATTGTAATAAGCAATTTGCCAAGAAATTCTACTGGCAGCAGCATGAACGCTCCCACACAGGGGAGAAACCGTATCAATGTGTCGTTTGTGGTCGAGCATTTGCTCAGAAATCCAATGTCAAGAAGCACATGTCATCGCACAAAGTGTGGCCag GTACAGCAATCCACTCACTTCCCCCAGAAGCCCCCCCAGATGGCAACATAGACCGCACCTACCACTGTCAATTCTGCAAAGAGATATTCGACTCGTATAAGGCCTTGAAGGCCCACCTGATTGTCTCCCACATGACCTTGAAGGTCTACAAGTGCGTCCAGAGCTCCTGCAGCATGATGTTCGCCGAGCTCGACGATTTTCTCGAGCACACGCGCAACCACAAGAGATCCGAGTACAGATGTCACGTATGCGGTGAAGTATTCCTCACCCTGAGCGATCTGGGTCTCCATCAGTACGTCCACTCCGTCCAGAAGCAGAAGACCACCGAGAAATATTACTGCTGCACCATCTGCAAGAGTTCCTTCTCGAATTTGGAGGCTCTACAACATCACACTGAGACAACGACCCACGATTACGCCTGTCCCCACTGTGGTAAGAGCTTTCTCATCGAGAGATTCCTCAGGAGGCACCTGAAGACACACGTCTCATCAGCAAGATTCGCCTGCGAGGACTGTGGAAAGGCTTTCAAGACAGAGCAGTACCTGGCCAACCACAAACTAATTCACAGTGAGGAGACACCTTACAGCTGCAGCCAGTGCCCAGCCAGGTTCAAGAGGAAGGACCGACTTGGCAGGCACATGCTCATCCACGATCTCACGAAGAGGCTCAAGTGCCCCTTCAGGGGATACCTGGGCTGCATGAGCGAGTTCTCCAGGCCTGATAAACTCAAGAGGCACCTGCTCACTCACAGCAACATCAAGAGGTTCAGCTGTGGCCactgcaacaggaattttccaagggCTCAGGCCCTCAAGCATCATGAGATCAGTAAACACAGTCTCAAGTGTGACAGCTGCTCTCAT ACGTTCAAGTGCAAGGATCAGCTGATAACTCACAATTGCGATCAGAATGGAGAGACGAAGAAGCACTCGACCTCGCAATTACCAAAAAAGGCGTCGGGGACATTCAAGCCACGAAAGCCAACGCCAAAGAGGCAACTGCCACAGAAAAGTAATGCTCCTATCGGGGATAAGGACAAGGTGAAGGCTGACGAATTGGACAGGAGAATT gcCAATAACAAATTGTGA
- the LOC135171270 gene encoding zinc finger protein 341-like isoform X3, whose product MAQSLFDALTGVSLDSSAVQSLLESQTLITEVEHSAIDQDDDDIFQCGKCKCQFTSLHLFLLHKREHLKPPEQTVDLSQYLVPNDVETAPHPEDPCQQSQYNPEETFIQTDQLTEPIILEETDMLFSMDQEGAYLTSDTGFGVPIILSADNLETFHQNTSDNLLKDEQMLTEATALNNLNQMEPEAVPTEAPVDPQLEQNEVLEDSENPSTSPQNFKYKCNYCNKQFAKKFYWQQHERSHTGEKPYQCVVCGRAFAQKSNVKKHMSSHKVWPGTAIHSLPPEAPPDGNIDRTYHCQFCKEIFDSYKALKAHLIVSHMTLKVYKCVQSSCSMMFAELDDFLEHTRNHKRSEYRCHVCGEVFLTLSDLGLHQYVHSVQKQKTTEKYYCCTICKSSFSNLEALQHHTETTTHDYACPHCGKSFLIERFLRRHLKTHVSSARFACEDCGKAFKTEQYLANHKLIHSEETPYSCSQCPARFKRKDRLGRHMLIHDLTKRLKCPFRGYLGCMSEFSRPDKLKRHLLTHSNIKRFSCGHCNRNFPRAQALKHHEISKHSLKCDSCSHTFKCKDQLITHNCDQNGETKKHSTSQLPKKASGTFKPRKPTPKRQLPQKSNAPIGDKDKVKADELDRRINH is encoded by the exons ATGGCACAGTCTCTGTTCGATGCACTGACAG GGGTCTCGCTGGACAGCTCGGCTGTGCAGTCTCTTCTGGAGTCTCAGACGCTCATAACAGAGGTCGAACACTCAG CAATCGATCAGGACGACGACGACATCTTCCAATGTGGCAAATGCAAGTGTCAATTCACCTCCCTCCACTTGTTTCTCCTCCACAAACGAGAGCACCTGAAGCCACCAGAGCAAACAGTGGACCTCTCTCAGTACCTGGTCCCAAACGATGTCGAGACGGCCCCACACCCAGAGGATCCCTGCCAACAGTCCCAGTACAACCCCGAGGAGACCTTCATCCAAACAGATCAGCTGACAGAGCCAATAATCCTCGAAGAAACAGACATGCTCTTCAGCATGGATCAGGAGGGCGCCTACCTCACCTCGGACACTGGCTTCGGTGTTCCGATAATCCTCTCAGCCGATAACCTGGAGACTTTCCACCAAAATACATCTGACAATCTTCTGAAGGACGAGCAAATGCTGACCGAAGCAACAGCGCTCAACAATCTCAATCAAATGGAACCGGAGGCTGTGCCAACGGAGGCTCCAGTGGATCCTCAACTGGAACAAAATGAAGTACTGGAGGACTCTGAGAATCCTTCGACTTCACCCCAAAACTTCAAGTACAAATGCAATTATTGTAATAAGCAATTTGCCAAGAAATTCTACTGGCAGCAGCATGAACGCTCCCACACAGGGGAGAAACCGTATCAATGTGTCGTTTGTGGTCGAGCATTTGCTCAGAAATCCAATGTCAAGAAGCACATGTCATCGCACAAAGTGTGGCCag GTACAGCAATCCACTCACTTCCCCCAGAAGCCCCCCCAGATGGCAACATAGACCGCACCTACCACTGTCAATTCTGCAAAGAGATATTCGACTCGTATAAGGCCTTGAAGGCCCACCTGATTGTCTCCCACATGACCTTGAAGGTCTACAAGTGCGTCCAGAGCTCCTGCAGCATGATGTTCGCCGAGCTCGACGATTTTCTCGAGCACACGCGCAACCACAAGAGATCCGAGTACAGATGTCACGTATGCGGTGAAGTATTCCTCACCCTGAGCGATCTGGGTCTCCATCAGTACGTCCACTCCGTCCAGAAGCAGAAGACCACCGAGAAATATTACTGCTGCACCATCTGCAAGAGTTCCTTCTCGAATTTGGAGGCTCTACAACATCACACTGAGACAACGACCCACGATTACGCCTGTCCCCACTGTGGTAAGAGCTTTCTCATCGAGAGATTCCTCAGGAGGCACCTGAAGACACACGTCTCATCAGCAAGATTCGCCTGCGAGGACTGTGGAAAGGCTTTCAAGACAGAGCAGTACCTGGCCAACCACAAACTAATTCACAGTGAGGAGACACCTTACAGCTGCAGCCAGTGCCCAGCCAGGTTCAAGAGGAAGGACCGACTTGGCAGGCACATGCTCATCCACGATCTCACGAAGAGGCTCAAGTGCCCCTTCAGGGGATACCTGGGCTGCATGAGCGAGTTCTCCAGGCCTGATAAACTCAAGAGGCACCTGCTCACTCACAGCAACATCAAGAGGTTCAGCTGTGGCCactgcaacaggaattttccaagggCTCAGGCCCTCAAGCATCATGAGATCAGTAAACACAGTCTCAAGTGTGACAGCTGCTCTCAT ACGTTCAAGTGCAAGGATCAGCTGATAACTCACAATTGCGATCAGAATGGAGAGACGAAGAAGCACTCGACCTCGCAATTACCAAAAAAGGCGTCGGGGACATTCAAGCCACGAAAGCCAACGCCAAAGAGGCAACTGCCACAGAAAAGTAATGCTCCTATCGGGGATAAGGACAAGGTGAAGGCTGACGAATTGGACAGGAGAATT AATCACTGA
- the LOC135171270 gene encoding zinc finger protein 341-like isoform X1 gives MAQSLFDALTGVSLDSSAVQSLLESQTLITEVEHSAIDQDDDDIFQCGKCKCQFTSLHLFLLHKREHLKPPEQTVDLSQYLVPNDVETAPHPEDPCQQSQYNPEETFIQTDQLTEPIILEETDMLFSMDQEGAYLTSDTGFGVPIILSADNLETFHQNTSDNLLKDEQMLTEATALNNLNQMEPEAVPTEAPVDPQLEQNEVLEDSENPSTSPQNFKYKCNYCNKQFAKKFYWQQHERSHTGEKPYQCVVCGRAFAQKSNVKKHMSSHKVWPGTAIHSLPPEAPPDGNIDRTYHCQFCKEIFDSYKALKAHLIVSHMTLKVYKCVQSSCSMMFAELDDFLEHTRNHKRSEYRCHVCGEVFLTLSDLGLHQYVHSVQKQKTTEKYYCCTICKSSFSNLEALQHHTETTTHDYACPHCGKSFLIERFLRRHLKTHVSSARFACEDCGKAFKTEQYLANHKLIHSEETPYSCSQCPARFKRKDRLGRHMLIHDLTKRLKCPFRGYLGCMSEFSRPDKLKRHLLTHSNIKRFSCGHCNRNFPRAQALKHHEISKHSLKCDSCSHTFKCKDQLITHNCDQNGETKKHSTSQLPKKASGTFKPRKPTPKRQLPQKSNAPIGDKDKVKADELDRRISSPESLRLSYTDEASSSVRAISENYSITREIGSTIEALMQSDCPEVHIRSDIDFQPMGQHSRVE, from the exons ATGGCACAGTCTCTGTTCGATGCACTGACAG GGGTCTCGCTGGACAGCTCGGCTGTGCAGTCTCTTCTGGAGTCTCAGACGCTCATAACAGAGGTCGAACACTCAG CAATCGATCAGGACGACGACGACATCTTCCAATGTGGCAAATGCAAGTGTCAATTCACCTCCCTCCACTTGTTTCTCCTCCACAAACGAGAGCACCTGAAGCCACCAGAGCAAACAGTGGACCTCTCTCAGTACCTGGTCCCAAACGATGTCGAGACGGCCCCACACCCAGAGGATCCCTGCCAACAGTCCCAGTACAACCCCGAGGAGACCTTCATCCAAACAGATCAGCTGACAGAGCCAATAATCCTCGAAGAAACAGACATGCTCTTCAGCATGGATCAGGAGGGCGCCTACCTCACCTCGGACACTGGCTTCGGTGTTCCGATAATCCTCTCAGCCGATAACCTGGAGACTTTCCACCAAAATACATCTGACAATCTTCTGAAGGACGAGCAAATGCTGACCGAAGCAACAGCGCTCAACAATCTCAATCAAATGGAACCGGAGGCTGTGCCAACGGAGGCTCCAGTGGATCCTCAACTGGAACAAAATGAAGTACTGGAGGACTCTGAGAATCCTTCGACTTCACCCCAAAACTTCAAGTACAAATGCAATTATTGTAATAAGCAATTTGCCAAGAAATTCTACTGGCAGCAGCATGAACGCTCCCACACAGGGGAGAAACCGTATCAATGTGTCGTTTGTGGTCGAGCATTTGCTCAGAAATCCAATGTCAAGAAGCACATGTCATCGCACAAAGTGTGGCCag GTACAGCAATCCACTCACTTCCCCCAGAAGCCCCCCCAGATGGCAACATAGACCGCACCTACCACTGTCAATTCTGCAAAGAGATATTCGACTCGTATAAGGCCTTGAAGGCCCACCTGATTGTCTCCCACATGACCTTGAAGGTCTACAAGTGCGTCCAGAGCTCCTGCAGCATGATGTTCGCCGAGCTCGACGATTTTCTCGAGCACACGCGCAACCACAAGAGATCCGAGTACAGATGTCACGTATGCGGTGAAGTATTCCTCACCCTGAGCGATCTGGGTCTCCATCAGTACGTCCACTCCGTCCAGAAGCAGAAGACCACCGAGAAATATTACTGCTGCACCATCTGCAAGAGTTCCTTCTCGAATTTGGAGGCTCTACAACATCACACTGAGACAACGACCCACGATTACGCCTGTCCCCACTGTGGTAAGAGCTTTCTCATCGAGAGATTCCTCAGGAGGCACCTGAAGACACACGTCTCATCAGCAAGATTCGCCTGCGAGGACTGTGGAAAGGCTTTCAAGACAGAGCAGTACCTGGCCAACCACAAACTAATTCACAGTGAGGAGACACCTTACAGCTGCAGCCAGTGCCCAGCCAGGTTCAAGAGGAAGGACCGACTTGGCAGGCACATGCTCATCCACGATCTCACGAAGAGGCTCAAGTGCCCCTTCAGGGGATACCTGGGCTGCATGAGCGAGTTCTCCAGGCCTGATAAACTCAAGAGGCACCTGCTCACTCACAGCAACATCAAGAGGTTCAGCTGTGGCCactgcaacaggaattttccaagggCTCAGGCCCTCAAGCATCATGAGATCAGTAAACACAGTCTCAAGTGTGACAGCTGCTCTCAT ACGTTCAAGTGCAAGGATCAGCTGATAACTCACAATTGCGATCAGAATGGAGAGACGAAGAAGCACTCGACCTCGCAATTACCAAAAAAGGCGTCGGGGACATTCAAGCCACGAAAGCCAACGCCAAAGAGGCAACTGCCACAGAAAAGTAATGCTCCTATCGGGGATAAGGACAAGGTGAAGGCTGACGAATTGGACAGGAGAATT TCATCACCAGAATCACTGAGATTAAGTTATACTGACGAGGCGTCCAGTAGTGTTCGAGCCATATCCGAGAATTACTCCATCACGAGGGAAATAGGATCAACGATCGAAGCATTAATGCAGTCGGACTGCCCTGAGGTGCATATCAGATCGGACATTGATTTCCAGCCGATGGGACAGCATTCGAGGGTCGAGTAG